A stretch of Ferribacterium limneticum DNA encodes these proteins:
- the rnhB gene encoding ribonuclease HII, whose translation MPELIVPVGLVCGIDEAGRGPLAGPVVAAAVILDPERPIAGLNDSKKLSEKKRDALAEIIRERALAWAVAEATVEEIDRLNILQATMLAMQRAVAALQVKAESALVDGNRCPKLDIPCEAVVKGDGKIASIAAASILAKTVRDAGMLVLHAQYPQYGFDRHMGYPTAAHFAALEAHGASPVHRRSFGPVARQLSLL comes from the coding sequence ATGCCTGAACTGATTGTCCCGGTCGGCCTCGTCTGTGGCATTGACGAGGCCGGGCGCGGCCCGCTGGCCGGGCCGGTTGTCGCTGCTGCGGTCATTCTCGATCCAGAGCGCCCGATTGCCGGGCTGAACGATTCCAAAAAGCTGAGCGAGAAGAAGCGCGATGCGTTGGCCGAAATCATCCGGGAACGGGCACTGGCCTGGGCGGTGGCGGAAGCGACCGTCGAGGAAATCGATCGCCTGAATATTCTGCAGGCGACGATGCTGGCCATGCAGCGCGCCGTGGCCGCCTTGCAGGTGAAGGCGGAAAGTGCGTTGGTGGATGGCAATCGCTGCCCCAAACTCGATATTCCTTGCGAAGCAGTGGTCAAGGGGGATGGCAAGATCGCCTCGATTGCGGCGGCCTCCATCCTCGCCAAGACTGTGCGCGATGCCGGCATGCTGGTCTTGCATGCGCAGTATCCGCAATACGGTTTTGACCGGCACATGGGCTACCCGACGGCGGCGCATTTTGCGGCCCTGGAAGCGCATGGTGCATCACCGGTGCATCGGCGCAGCTTCGGGCCGGTGGCAAGGCAGTTGTCGTTGCTATGA
- the ppc gene encoding phosphoenolpyruvate carboxylase, translated as MSERALDSNKDEPLRNDIRLLGRILGDTVREQEGESVFDIVERVRQTAVRFARDGDPAARNELAALLDPLPGDTTQAVVRAFSYFLQLANIAEDEHHIRRRRAHDLAASPPREGSLVFALDALATAKVSPETIADFFAHAVVAPVLTAHPTEVQRQSLIRNHRDLARLLDQRERLQMTPEEEADNDLALANSILTLWQSRMLRPVRLKVLDEVKNGVTYFKETFFTELPRLYIQATEQLQKRYPDTRWALPPFFRVGSWIGGDRDGNPFVTADILREALRLQSSAALNHYLDEVHELGGELPLSDLLVKVTPELLALAEHSTDHSPQRSDEPYRRALSGIYARLAATARFLDGIEPVRHEIGNAEPYATPDALRADLKVLNNSLKLNGSARLAGGRLRRLLRGVQVFGFHLAPIDLRQNSEVHARSVAELLAGAGRCPDYEALSEAERIKLLVDEISTPRPLYSPYLNYSEETQGELAIFFAARELRQKYGDAALPNCIISKTDGVSDLLELALLLKESGLLLPSLPPLQGEGRGGDGSRQPQLNVNIIPLFETIEDLQKSAATMAGVFTIPAYRELIAGRGDEHEVMLGYSDSNKDGGFLTSGWELYKAEIELARIFGQHGVRLRLFHGRGGSVGRGGGPTYHAILAQPAGAVAGQIRLTEQGEVISTKYGNADTGRRNLEVLLAATLEASLTDHENRVEPAEQFHTVMDELSARAFNAYRGLVYETPGFTTYFRQSTVVSEIASLNIGSRPASRKASERIEDLRAIPWVFSWAQCRLMLPGWYGFGAAVDGYLQANPDGLVTLRRMVHAWPFFKSLLSNMDMVLAKTDLAIASRYAELVADVELREHIFSRIKAEWALTRQHLLAILEQDEFLADNPMLARSLQLRSPYMDPLNHLQVELLKRHRAGDTDERLARGIHLTINGIASGLRNSG; from the coding sequence ATGTCTGAACGCGCGCTCGATAGCAACAAGGACGAACCCCTCCGCAACGACATCCGCCTGCTCGGCCGTATCCTCGGCGATACCGTGCGCGAACAGGAGGGCGAGTCGGTGTTCGACATCGTCGAGCGCGTTCGCCAGACCGCCGTCCGCTTTGCCCGCGATGGCGACCCGGCGGCCCGCAATGAACTCGCCGCCCTGCTCGACCCCTTGCCGGGCGACACGACACAGGCCGTCGTCCGCGCCTTCAGCTACTTCCTGCAACTGGCCAACATCGCTGAGGACGAGCACCACATCCGCCGACGTCGTGCTCACGATCTGGCTGCTTCGCCACCACGCGAAGGCAGTCTGGTGTTCGCCCTTGATGCGCTGGCCACCGCCAAGGTCTCGCCAGAAACCATCGCCGATTTCTTCGCGCATGCCGTCGTTGCCCCGGTGCTCACCGCCCATCCGACCGAAGTCCAGCGCCAGAGCCTGATCCGCAACCACCGCGATCTCGCCCGCCTGCTCGATCAGCGCGAACGCCTGCAGATGACGCCGGAAGAGGAAGCCGACAACGACCTCGCGCTGGCCAACTCTATCCTCACCCTGTGGCAGTCACGCATGTTGCGCCCGGTTCGCCTGAAGGTGCTGGACGAGGTCAAGAATGGCGTTACCTACTTCAAGGAAACCTTCTTCACCGAACTGCCGCGCCTCTACATTCAGGCGACGGAGCAACTGCAGAAGCGCTACCCCGATACGCGTTGGGCCCTGCCGCCCTTCTTCCGCGTCGGTAGCTGGATCGGCGGCGACCGCGACGGCAACCCCTTCGTCACCGCCGACATCCTGCGCGAAGCCCTGCGCCTGCAATCCTCCGCCGCACTGAATCACTACCTCGACGAAGTGCATGAACTGGGCGGAGAACTGCCGCTCTCCGACCTGCTGGTCAAGGTCACGCCAGAACTGCTGGCCCTGGCCGAGCACTCGACCGACCACTCGCCGCAACGCTCCGACGAACCCTATCGCCGCGCCCTGTCCGGCATCTATGCCCGCCTGGCGGCAACGGCGCGTTTCCTGGACGGCATCGAGCCGGTCCGTCACGAAATCGGCAATGCCGAACCCTACGCCACCCCGGATGCCCTGCGCGCCGACCTCAAGGTACTGAACAACTCTCTCAAGCTCAACGGTAGCGCCAGGCTGGCCGGCGGCCGCCTGCGCCGACTGTTGCGCGGTGTCCAGGTCTTCGGTTTCCACCTCGCGCCAATCGACCTCCGACAGAACTCCGAAGTGCACGCCCGCAGCGTTGCCGAACTGCTGGCTGGCGCCGGCCGCTGCCCGGATTACGAGGCGCTGTCCGAAGCCGAGCGCATCAAGCTGCTGGTCGATGAAATCAGCACGCCGCGTCCGCTGTACTCGCCGTATCTGAACTATTCAGAAGAAACGCAGGGCGAACTGGCCATCTTCTTCGCCGCCCGCGAACTGCGCCAGAAATACGGCGATGCGGCACTGCCCAACTGCATCATCTCGAAGACCGACGGCGTTTCCGACCTGCTCGAACTCGCCCTGCTGCTCAAGGAATCCGGCCTGCTCCTGCCCTCACTCCCTCCCCTTCAAGGGGAGGGTCGGGGTGGGGATGGGTCTCGCCAGCCGCAACTCAACGTCAACATCATCCCGTTGTTCGAAACCATCGAAGACTTGCAGAAGAGCGCCGCCACCATGGCGGGTGTCTTCACCATTCCGGCCTACCGCGAACTGATTGCCGGCCGCGGTGACGAACATGAAGTGATGCTCGGTTACTCCGACAGCAACAAGGATGGCGGCTTCCTGACTTCGGGCTGGGAACTCTACAAGGCCGAGATCGAACTGGCCCGCATCTTCGGCCAGCACGGTGTCCGCCTGCGCCTGTTCCACGGCCGCGGCGGTTCCGTTGGCCGCGGTGGCGGCCCGACCTATCACGCCATCCTCGCCCAGCCGGCCGGCGCTGTCGCCGGCCAGATTCGCCTGACCGAACAGGGCGAAGTGATCTCGACCAAGTACGGCAACGCCGATACCGGCCGCCGCAACCTCGAAGTGCTGCTCGCGGCAACGCTCGAAGCCAGCCTGACCGACCATGAAAACCGCGTCGAGCCGGCCGAGCAGTTCCACACCGTGATGGATGAACTCTCAGCCCGCGCCTTCAATGCTTACCGTGGCCTGGTCTATGAAACCCCGGGCTTCACCACCTATTTCCGCCAGTCGACGGTCGTCTCCGAAATCGCCTCACTGAACATCGGCAGCCGCCCCGCCTCGCGCAAGGCCTCCGAGCGCATCGAAGACCTGCGCGCCATTCCCTGGGTCTTCAGTTGGGCACAATGCCGCCTGATGCTACCCGGCTGGTACGGTTTTGGTGCTGCAGTCGATGGCTACCTGCAAGCCAATCCCGATGGTCTCGTCACGCTGCGTCGCATGGTCCACGCCTGGCCCTTCTTCAAGAGCCTGCTGTCGAACATGGACATGGTGCTGGCCAAGACCGATCTCGCCATCGCCTCGCGTTATGCTGAACTGGTCGCCGATGTCGAACTGCGCGAGCACATTTTCAGCCGCATCAAGGCCGAATGGGCGCTGACCCGCCAGCACCTGCTGGCCATTCTGGAACAGGATGAATTCCTCGCCGACAACCCGATGCTCGCCCGCTCGCTGCAGCTGCGCTCACCCTACATGGACCCGCTGAATCATCTGCAGGTCGAACTGCTCAAGCGCCACCGCGCCGGCGATACCGACGAGCGCCTGGCCCGCGGCATTCACCTGACCATCAACGGCATCGCCTCCGGATTGCGTAACAGCGGGTAA
- the lpxB gene encoding lipid-A-disaccharide synthase encodes MGSAVRIAMVAGEASGDLLASHLIAALKTHLPDAVFYGIGGPKMQAQGFDSWWPMEKLSVMGYWDALKHYREIAGIRRQLRNRLLDLKPDIFIGVDAPDFNLGLETNLKAAGVRTIHYVSPSIWAWRGGRVKKIAKAVNRVLALFPMEPALYEKERVPVTYVGHPLADIIPLQTNKQAVREKLSLPRDYPIFAMLPGSRQGELAMMAETFVETAKIIRERHLPNAMFVVPLATRETRLQFELAIYNQQAGDVPFRLLFGHAQDALGAADVSLVASGTATLEAALIKRPMVITYKIAKFSYWLMKRMAYLPYVGLPNVLAGRFVVPEILQDEATPENLAEALVKLYEDKENAEAVEEAFTDIHLQLRQNTADKAAHAVIECLN; translated from the coding sequence ATGGGAAGCGCTGTACGGATTGCCATGGTGGCAGGGGAGGCCTCCGGGGATCTCCTGGCCAGCCACCTGATTGCTGCATTGAAGACGCACCTGCCGGATGCCGTTTTTTACGGGATCGGCGGGCCGAAGATGCAGGCTCAGGGTTTCGATAGCTGGTGGCCGATGGAAAAGCTGTCGGTCATGGGCTATTGGGATGCCCTGAAGCATTACCGTGAAATTGCCGGTATCCGCCGCCAGTTGAGGAATCGGCTACTTGATCTGAAACCGGATATTTTCATCGGTGTCGACGCACCGGATTTCAACCTGGGTCTGGAAACCAATCTCAAGGCAGCCGGCGTGCGGACCATCCATTACGTCAGCCCGTCGATCTGGGCCTGGCGTGGTGGCCGGGTCAAGAAGATTGCCAAGGCGGTTAACCGTGTGCTGGCCCTGTTCCCGATGGAGCCGGCGCTCTACGAAAAGGAGCGGGTGCCGGTGACCTATGTCGGTCATCCGCTGGCCGACATCATTCCTTTGCAGACCAACAAGCAGGCGGTTCGGGAAAAGCTTTCGCTGCCGCGTGATTACCCCATCTTTGCCATGCTGCCGGGCAGTCGCCAAGGTGAACTGGCCATGATGGCCGAGACTTTTGTCGAAACGGCCAAGATCATTCGCGAACGACATTTGCCGAACGCGATGTTTGTCGTGCCCTTGGCGACGCGTGAAACACGCCTGCAGTTCGAGTTGGCCATCTATAACCAGCAGGCTGGCGATGTGCCGTTCCGCCTGCTGTTCGGCCATGCCCAGGATGCGCTTGGCGCAGCCGATGTATCGCTGGTGGCGAGTGGTACGGCGACGCTGGAAGCGGCGCTGATCAAGCGGCCGATGGTGATCACCTACAAGATCGCCAAATTCTCCTACTGGTTGATGAAGCGCATGGCCTACCTGCCGTATGTCGGCTTGCCCAATGTGCTGGCCGGGCGCTTTGTGGTGCCGGAAATTCTGCAGGATGAAGCGACGCCGGAGAACCTCGCCGAGGCCTTGGTCAAGCTGTACGAGGACAAGGAGAACGCCGAGGCGGTTGAAGAGGCGTTTACCGATATCCATCTGCAATTGCGCCAGAACACCGCTGACAAGGCCGCTCATGCGGTCATTGAATGCCTGAACTGA
- the ppsR gene encoding posphoenolpyruvate synthetase regulatory kinase/phosphorylase PpsR: MPTTIKRTVFFVSDGTGLTVEALGHSLMTQFEDIEFKQIRIPFLTTVEQAQEAVARINGQGESDGMRSIVFTTLVNPELSSIVHQADAFCLSYFDTFLAPLEAELGIKSNHTVGRSHGSAESSEYKKRIESINYTLAHDDGITDRDLEEADVILVAVSRCGKTPTSLYLAMQFGLKAANFPLIPEDFDRGRLPGTLEKHRSKLFGLTIQPERLHQIREERRASSNYASLANCRFEIAEAEKMMRREGIRWLDSSTKSIEEISTTILQELKLR; this comes from the coding sequence ATGCCTACCACTATCAAACGCACCGTTTTTTTCGTGTCCGACGGCACCGGCCTGACGGTCGAAGCCCTCGGCCACAGCCTGATGACCCAGTTCGAGGACATCGAGTTCAAGCAGATCCGCATCCCCTTCCTGACCACGGTCGAGCAGGCGCAAGAAGCGGTCGCCCGAATCAACGGCCAGGGAGAAAGCGACGGGATGCGCTCCATCGTCTTCACGACGCTGGTCAATCCCGAACTTTCCAGCATCGTTCACCAAGCCGATGCCTTCTGCCTATCGTACTTCGACACCTTCCTCGCCCCACTGGAAGCAGAACTCGGTATCAAGTCGAACCACACGGTTGGCCGTTCGCACGGCTCGGCCGAGAGCTCGGAATACAAGAAGCGCATCGAGTCAATCAACTACACGCTGGCGCACGATGACGGCATCACCGACCGCGATCTGGAAGAAGCTGATGTGATCCTCGTCGCCGTCTCCCGCTGCGGCAAGACCCCGACTTCGCTCTATCTGGCCATGCAATTCGGCCTGAAAGCGGCCAACTTCCCGCTGATTCCGGAAGATTTCGACCGCGGCCGCCTGCCCGGCACGCTGGAAAAGCATCGCTCCAAGCTGTTCGGCCTGACCATCCAGCCCGAGCGTCTGCATCAAATTCGCGAAGAGCGCCGCGCTTCAAGCAATTACGCCTCGCTGGCCAACTGCCGTTTCGAGATTGCCGAAGCCGAAAAGATGATGCGCCGCGAAGGCATACGCTGGCTGGATTCATCGACCAAGTCAATCGAGGAAATCTCGACGACGATCCTGCAGGAACTGAAGCTGCGCTGA
- the lpxA gene encoding acyl-ACP--UDP-N-acetylglucosamine O-acyltransferase, protein MIHSTAIVDPGAKIGANVEIGPYAIIGANVEIGDNTQIGPHTVIKGHTKIGRDNRIFQFCSLGEVPQDKKYAGEPTRLEIGDRNTIREFCTFNLGTVQDAGVTRIGDDNWIMAYVHIAHDCQVGNKTTFANNTQLAGHVIVDDWAILGGFTGVHQFCRIGAHVMTAVSTVILQDVPPYLMAAGNTATPYGINVEGLKRRGFTADAITALKRAYRTLYKSGLLLEEAKTKLAEEAKTQPDIQRLVDFLEVSKRGIIR, encoded by the coding sequence ATGATTCACTCGACCGCTATTGTCGATCCGGGTGCCAAGATCGGTGCCAATGTCGAGATCGGCCCCTACGCCATCATCGGTGCCAACGTCGAGATTGGTGACAACACCCAGATCGGGCCGCACACTGTTATCAAGGGACATACCAAGATCGGTCGTGATAACCGGATTTTCCAGTTCTGCTCGCTCGGCGAGGTGCCTCAGGACAAGAAATACGCCGGTGAGCCGACCCGTCTCGAAATTGGCGATCGCAACACGATCCGCGAGTTCTGCACTTTCAATCTCGGTACGGTTCAGGATGCGGGCGTTACCCGGATTGGTGACGACAACTGGATCATGGCTTATGTGCATATTGCGCACGATTGCCAGGTCGGCAACAAGACGACCTTTGCCAACAATACCCAGTTGGCTGGGCATGTGATTGTCGATGACTGGGCGATTCTCGGCGGCTTTACCGGGGTGCATCAGTTCTGCCGCATTGGCGCGCATGTGATGACGGCAGTCAGCACCGTGATCCTGCAGGATGTGCCGCCTTATCTGATGGCGGCCGGCAATACGGCGACGCCTTACGGTATCAATGTCGAAGGTCTGAAGCGTCGCGGCTTTACTGCCGATGCGATTACTGCCCTGAAGCGTGCCTATCGCACCCTGTACAAATCTGGCCTACTGCTTGAAGAAGCCAAGACCAAATTGGCTGAAGAGGCCAAGACCCAGCCGGATATCCAGCGCCTTGTCGATTTTCTCGAGGTCTCCAAGCGAGGCATCATTCGCTGA
- a CDS encoding TrmH family RNA methyltransferase, which translates to MKLIQSRDNAFFKQLKRLAESGRERRKTGQTLLDGVHLVEAYEKAFGPLENLIVAESALAGGEIAAYLEGRQPVVLADALMRDLGLVDTPSGLLAVAPMPQQTAAIDLGNDAVLLDGVQDPGNVGTLLRTAAASGVKQVLLAPGCASAWSPKVLRAGQGAHFVLVIHEEADLAAFMADYRGTTAVTCLDGATSLYEARWTGPLAWVFGAEGLGVRRELIEAAKLRIKIPMPGAVESLNVGAAAAVCLFEALRRRLG; encoded by the coding sequence ATGAAACTGATCCAGTCGCGCGACAACGCATTCTTCAAGCAACTCAAACGGCTGGCCGAGTCTGGACGTGAGCGCCGGAAGACCGGGCAGACCTTGCTTGATGGCGTGCATCTGGTCGAGGCTTACGAGAAAGCCTTCGGGCCGCTGGAGAACTTGATCGTCGCCGAGTCGGCGCTGGCTGGCGGGGAGATTGCGGCTTATCTCGAAGGGCGTCAGCCGGTGGTGCTGGCTGATGCGCTGATGCGCGACTTGGGCCTGGTGGATACGCCGAGCGGCCTGTTGGCTGTGGCGCCCATGCCGCAGCAGACGGCGGCGATTGACCTTGGGAATGATGCCGTCTTGCTCGATGGTGTACAGGATCCAGGCAATGTCGGCACCCTGTTGCGGACGGCGGCAGCCTCGGGGGTGAAGCAGGTGTTACTGGCGCCGGGCTGTGCCTCGGCCTGGTCACCCAAGGTCTTGCGGGCCGGGCAGGGCGCGCATTTTGTCCTCGTCATCCATGAAGAGGCAGATCTGGCGGCTTTCATGGCTGACTATCGTGGCACGACGGCCGTGACCTGCCTGGATGGTGCGACCTCGCTTTACGAGGCGCGTTGGACCGGGCCACTAGCCTGGGTGTTCGGCGCCGAGGGGCTGGGCGTGCGCCGAGAATTGATCGAAGCGGCCAAGCTGAGGATCAAAATTCCCATGCCGGGTGCGGTCGAATCACTGAATGTCGGCGCGGCGGCAGCGGTTTGCCTGTTCGAGGCATTGCGTCGGCGGCTCGGGTAA
- the fabZ gene encoding 3-hydroxyacyl-ACP dehydratase FabZ: MDIIEILEHLPHRYPFLLVDRVLEIEPGKSIHAYKNVTINEPFFVGHFPHHPVMPGVLIMEALAQAAGILSFKSMDEKPSPDTVFYFAGIDEARFKKPVMPGDQLHLHVEIERQMRGVWKYKAEARVDGQLAASAKLMCAKRDL, from the coding sequence ATGGACATTATCGAGATTCTTGAACATCTGCCACATCGTTACCCGTTCTTGCTGGTTGACCGCGTACTCGAAATCGAACCGGGCAAATCCATTCATGCCTACAAGAACGTGACGATCAATGAGCCGTTCTTCGTTGGGCATTTTCCGCATCATCCGGTGATGCCGGGGGTGTTGATCATGGAAGCACTGGCTCAGGCTGCCGGCATTCTTTCTTTCAAGTCGATGGATGAAAAACCGTCGCCGGATACCGTGTTCTACTTCGCTGGCATTGATGAGGCGCGTTTCAAGAAGCCGGTGATGCCAGGCGACCAGCTGCACCTGCACGTTGAAATCGAGCGTCAGATGCGTGGCGTCTGGAAGTACAAGGCAGAAGCACGCGTCGATGGGCAGCTGGCTGCCTCGGCCAAGTTGATGTGCGCCAAACGGGATCTCTGA
- a CDS encoding FAD-binding and (Fe-S)-binding domain-containing protein gives MSELIQHLSQHLPPNQIIVDDLRRLAYGTDASFYRLIPQVIAVIENEREAQLVLQTARQNNTPVTFRAAGTSLSGQAITNGILALIGEGFATYEQNADASKVKVGPGIIGGEVNRRLAPHGKKIGPDPASIGAAKIGGIAANNASGMCCGTAQNSYRTLAGLRVMLADGSLLDTEDPLSVDAFTQTHAVMLGELERLGSDTRANAKLAERIRHKFKIKNTTGYSLNALVDYEHPIDILSHLMIGSEGTLGFISRITYNTVVEDPFKASALVFFPDIRTACEAVIRLKPQPVSAVELLDRPALHSVENKPGLPAIMRQLGEDAAALLIEVRAATAEGINEKIAAVHAAMAGIATVEPMQFSTDPATCEMYWKVRKGTFPSVGAMRRTGTTVLIEDIAFPVASLADATLDLQALLRHHGYHEAIIFGHALEGNLHFVFTQDFGDQAEVDRYARLMDDVCDLVVKKYDGSLKAEHGTGRNMAPFVEMEWGKEATDLMRRIKKLFDPDNLLNPGVILNDNPHAHLENLKPMPAAEDIVDRCIECGFCEPLCPSHRLTLSPRQRIVSVRELARRAVAGEPAGPIGEDYAYMGLDTCAGCGLCSTACPVGIDTGDLTRRLRGRKIGETARAVNAWTGENFGTLANASRLGLKVGHAVSGVLGDNFLGRISGGAWKKNMPHAGKAPVVRSTNGDPVVYFPTCGGRIFGPAKSGDSQLGDVIIELLTRAGYAPILPEGFDKLCCGQMLASKGMVEEAEGMSKTLEAALMKASENGKYPVIMDASTCSARMQSHLAGRLKLYDFHEFAHDALLPRLMITKQAEPVALHVNCSVRKTGADGKLRALLKACAGQIIEPAGVTCCGFAGDRGFVVPELNQHALRHIHKALPTNCACGVSTNRTCEIGLTAETGINYQSIAYLLEKCSRPQPTC, from the coding sequence ATGAGCGAACTCATCCAGCACCTGAGCCAACACCTGCCGCCAAACCAGATCATCGTCGATGACCTGCGCCGCCTGGCCTATGGCACCGATGCCAGCTTCTACCGCCTGATCCCGCAGGTCATCGCCGTCATCGAAAACGAGCGTGAAGCCCAATTGGTCCTGCAAACGGCTAGGCAAAACAACACCCCGGTCACCTTCCGTGCCGCCGGCACCAGCCTCTCAGGGCAAGCGATCACCAACGGCATCCTGGCGCTGATCGGCGAAGGCTTCGCCACCTACGAGCAGAATGCCGACGCCAGCAAGGTCAAGGTTGGCCCCGGCATCATCGGTGGCGAGGTGAATCGCCGCCTCGCGCCGCACGGCAAGAAGATCGGCCCCGACCCTGCTTCCATCGGCGCCGCCAAGATCGGCGGCATTGCGGCCAACAACGCTTCCGGCATGTGCTGCGGCACAGCCCAGAACAGCTACCGGACACTGGCCGGCCTGCGCGTCATGCTGGCCGACGGTTCGCTGCTCGACACCGAAGACCCGCTCAGCGTCGATGCCTTCACCCAGACCCACGCCGTCATGCTCGGCGAACTGGAGCGTCTGGGCAGCGACACCCGCGCCAACGCCAAGCTGGCCGAGCGTATCCGCCACAAGTTCAAGATCAAGAACACCACCGGCTACAGCCTGAATGCGCTGGTCGATTACGAGCACCCGATCGACATCCTCAGCCACCTGATGATCGGCTCGGAAGGCACCCTCGGCTTCATTTCGCGCATCACCTACAACACCGTCGTCGAAGACCCGTTCAAGGCGAGCGCGCTGGTCTTCTTCCCGGATATCCGCACCGCCTGCGAGGCAGTCATCCGCCTCAAGCCGCAACCGGTTTCCGCTGTCGAATTGCTCGACCGTCCCGCACTGCACTCCGTCGAGAACAAGCCCGGACTGCCGGCCATCATGCGCCAACTGGGCGAGGATGCCGCCGCGCTGCTGATCGAAGTACGCGCCGCTACGGCAGAGGGCATCAACGAAAAGATCGCTGCCGTTCATGCCGCCATGGCCGGCATTGCCACCGTCGAGCCGATGCAGTTCTCAACCGACCCGGCGACCTGCGAGATGTACTGGAAGGTCCGCAAGGGCACCTTCCCCTCAGTCGGTGCCATGCGCCGGACCGGCACCACCGTGCTGATCGAGGACATCGCCTTTCCTGTTGCCTCACTGGCTGATGCCACGCTCGACCTGCAGGCATTGCTCCGCCACCACGGCTACCACGAAGCCATCATTTTCGGCCACGCGCTGGAAGGCAACCTGCACTTCGTCTTTACCCAGGATTTCGGCGACCAGGCCGAAGTCGACCGCTACGCCCGCCTGATGGACGACGTTTGCGACCTGGTGGTCAAGAAATACGATGGCTCGCTGAAAGCCGAGCACGGCACCGGCCGCAACATGGCGCCTTTCGTCGAGATGGAATGGGGCAAGGAAGCGACCGACCTGATGCGCCGCATCAAGAAGCTGTTCGACCCGGACAACCTGCTCAACCCCGGCGTCATCCTCAACGACAATCCGCACGCCCACCTCGAAAACCTCAAGCCGATGCCGGCGGCCGAGGACATCGTCGACCGCTGCATCGAATGCGGCTTCTGCGAACCGCTCTGCCCCTCGCACCGCCTGACCCTCAGCCCGCGCCAGCGCATCGTCAGCGTCCGCGAACTGGCCCGCCGCGCCGTTGCCGGCGAGCCCGCCGGGCCCATCGGCGAAGACTACGCCTACATGGGCCTCGACACCTGTGCCGGCTGCGGCCTGTGTTCGACAGCCTGCCCGGTCGGCATTGACACCGGCGATCTGACCCGCCGCCTGCGTGGCCGCAAGATCGGTGAGACGGCACGCGCGGTTAATGCATGGACCGGTGAAAACTTCGGCACCCTGGCCAATGCCTCGCGCCTCGGCCTCAAGGTCGGTCACGCCGTCTCCGGCGTCCTCGGCGACAACTTCCTCGGCCGTATTTCCGGCGGCGCGTGGAAGAAAAACATGCCGCATGCCGGCAAGGCCCCCGTGGTGCGAAGCACTAACGGCGACCCGGTCGTCTATTTCCCGACTTGCGGTGGCCGTATCTTCGGGCCAGCGAAATCAGGCGACTCGCAACTCGGCGACGTCATCATCGAACTGCTGACCCGCGCCGGCTATGCACCCATCCTGCCCGAAGGCTTCGACAAACTGTGCTGCGGCCAGATGCTGGCCAGCAAGGGCATGGTCGAAGAAGCTGAAGGCATGTCGAAGACGCTGGAAGCGGCACTGATGAAGGCCTCGGAGAACGGCAAGTATCCAGTGATCATGGATGCCAGCACCTGCTCGGCCCGCATGCAGAGCCATCTCGCCGGCCGTCTCAAACTCTACGACTTCCACGAATTCGCCCACGATGCCCTGCTGCCACGCCTGATGATCACCAAACAGGCCGAACCGGTCGCCCTGCACGTCAATTGCAGCGTTCGCAAGACCGGTGCCGATGGCAAGCTGCGTGCCCTGCTCAAGGCCTGCGCCGGGCAGATCATCGAGCCAGCCGGCGTGACCTGCTGCGGCTTTGCCGGCGACCGCGGCTTTGTCGTGCCGGAATTGAACCAGCATGCCCTGCGCCACATCCACAAGGCTCTGCCGACCAACTGCGCTTGCGGCGTATCGACCAACCGCACCTGCGAAATCGGCCTGACCGCCGAAACCGGCATCAACTACCAATCCATCGCCTATTTGCTCGAAAAATGCAGTCGCCCACAGCCAACGTGTTGA
- a CDS encoding universal stress protein, whose protein sequence is MYKKILVAIDDSATSRSALAEALHIAKCSNAKLYITHVADETMLNIHGHALSSVINLEGAVASITLAGQKLLDTAMQQATGIDAEPLMLEALNRRISETISDKAKELGVDLIIIGRHGQRGLATLLLGSVAEQLAKIADASVLLVRKH, encoded by the coding sequence ATGTACAAGAAAATCCTCGTCGCCATTGATGACAGCGCCACCTCCCGCAGCGCACTGGCAGAAGCCCTGCATATTGCCAAATGCAGCAATGCCAAGCTCTACATCACGCACGTTGCCGACGAAACCATGCTGAACATTCACGGCCACGCCCTGTCCAGCGTCATCAATCTTGAAGGCGCCGTGGCCAGCATTACCCTGGCCGGACAAAAGCTGCTCGATACCGCCATGCAGCAGGCAACGGGTATCGATGCCGAACCGCTGATGCTGGAAGCGCTCAATCGCCGCATTTCGGAAACCATTTCCGACAAGGCCAAGGAATTGGGCGTCGACCTGATCATCATCGGCCGTCATGGCCAGCGCGGCCTGGCCACGCTTCTTCTTGGTTCGGTCGCCGAACAACTGGCTAAAATTGCCGATGCCTCGGTGCTGCTGGTCCGCAAGCACTAA